The genome window GCTATGCATATAAGATCATTCGATTGTTAGAGCCGAATTTCAGCGAGGCACGCGCAAAGAATGTACTCTTTATGCTCTCAGCTACCCCACGAGTGAACCAACACGAACACTTCTCATGTAACTTCTCCACAGGGGAATACAAAGACCCTAAACGTTTTATCTTAGTAAAAAACGGTATCTACGACAAAAAAAGGAAAATTCTTACAGGATTTACACATGAATTCGTAGCATTCTCAACCATTGCTACTGAATACAATCACTTTGCTAAGTCTCCAACCATTGACGGTTGGAACGTAGATGATTGGTTACTTGATTTAATGAGTGGTGATGAAGAACTGGTACATCTCATCTGGCAAGTTATCTCAGCTAGTCTTAATGGTAACTACTCATACCGAAAATCAATTTGGTTTGTCGGTGAGGGGAACGATGGTAAGGGTACAGTCCAGCAGTTAATCACTAACGTAGTCGGAATGAAAAACGTGGCTAGTTTAAAAATCAATCAATTCGCAGAACGTTTCTCACTTTCCATGATTGAGGGGAAAACGGTAGTGATTGGTGATGATGTCCAAGCTGGTATCTATGTGGACGAATCCTCAAACTTTAACAGCGTGGTAACTGGTGAACCAGTCTTAGTAGAAGAAAAAAATAAACAGCCTTACACAACGGTGTTTAAGAAAACTGTTATCCAATCTACAAACGAATTACCACGGTTTAAAAACAAAACGAATGGTACATACAGACGGTTCGCAATCATCCCATTTAAGAAATCATTTTCTAGTGAAGATGACAACTGGGCGATCAAAGATGATTACATCTACCGTGAGGAAGTCTTAGAGTACGTTTTAAAAAAAGCCTTAGAAATTTCATTCGATCGGTTTATCGAACCGAAAGCATCGCTCGAAGCCCTCGAAGATTTCAAGGAATCGAACGACACAGTCAAAGCGTTTGTCATGGAATGGTTCGACAAGTTCGAATCCACCCGCCTCCCGTCAAGGTATTTGTGGTGGTTGTATCAGGAATGGTGCAAGGATGAGGGAGTTACTAAACTAACTAAACGGAAGTTTGAAAATCAGTTAGCAAAAAATATCCCTCCCGAATGGGTAAAGAAAAAATTTCAGCCTTTAGGTAAATTTGTCCCGTCCGTGGATGTTCCACCTTACTATATTGTTTTTTCATGGGGCGATGATGAAAATAAAATCATTACAACAGGTTATGAAAAAATTAACCGTTAACCGTTTGTTTACCGTTTAAAATCGCAAACGGTAAACACTTCTAAGCCTTATATACCAAGGGTTTACATTACCTTATTTACCTTTTAACCTTTCTATTACTATTAAAATAATAAATAAATAAATAATAAAAATATATATAAAGAGAAACGGTAAGGTTAACGGTAAATTATATAAAAAAAGTGATATCGAACCCTTGGGGCTGTAAGGCTAACAGAGTTTACCTTTTAAAAAACAGAAACGGTAAATTTTGGAGGACATTGTGAAAACTGAACATACTATACAAAATGAAATACGGGTGGCCTTAACAGAAAATGGCTATACAGTATTTCGGGCGAATGTCGGGAAAGTTAAAACCGCAGATGGCAGATGGTTTGATACGGGACTACCGAAGGGCCATCCAGATTTATACGGATTTAGACCCGATGGAAAAATATTTTACATCGAAGTAAAAAATGCAAACGGTCGAGTGAGACCAGAACAAAAACAATTTATTAAAACAGTAAAAGCGCGTGGCGCACTTGCAGGAATTGCACGTAGTGTAGAAGATGCGCTGGCAATCATAAAGGAGACAAACCATGAATAAAAAAATCATTTTAGCAACAGTCGCAACAATCGCAGCGGTCGGAACAGCACAAGGAGTAAAAGCAGATGAAGTACAAGGAACAACTGGAACAGGAACTGAAACAAGCGGAGTCACACCTTCGGTGGTTGGAACACCAGGAACAGAACAAAATAATACAACAGCAGTTGTTGAACAGCCAACTACTGAAACTACAAATGAAAAAACAGGAAGTGAAAGCGACAATAGTAACCAATCGGGAAATGCTACACAATTTACAAAAAATGGAAGTGACATTCAAGTAACGAATCCAGAGGTCGTGGTGGACCAGTCAAATGGAACAGGGAAGTATCAACCCTTTAGCGTGGAATATAAAAACATTGAATTTCCAGACGATCTCACAATCAACGAAGGGGACAAAGTAACGTTCACGCTTCCAGAAGAAGTTAAGTTTCAAACAAACTTTGACTTTGATGTATACAATCCTGAGAAGCAAGTAGTTGGTAAAGCTACTACTGACACGGCAACTAACACAGTTACTACTGTATTCAATAACTACTTTAAAGATCATCCACTTAATAAGCAGATGTCACTTAAGATGGATGCGACTTGGACTGACAAAGTGGAATCTGGAAAACCAGTCACGGCTAATTTCAACGGTACATTTGTTACTGCTCAAATTGGTGCAGAACAAGTTATTGGTAAAGATGAACTCATTTCCAAATGGGGATCACAAGATAAGAATGATCCTACAGTCATTAACTGGACTGTACGCTTGAACTACGCACGAAAAGTCTTGAACTATGTAACTATCATTGACGAAATGAGTGAAAACCAAAAACTTGTTGATGACTACTTTGAGATCAAGAATATTGAAAGTGTAGATCCGTGGATTGATAAAGGATCAGCTATGGACTTGGTTAAATCAATCGCCAAATCAGACCATGGATTCACAATTAAAATGGATCGCCTAGAGCATATGATTTATGTTAACTACAAGACTAAACTTGTTAATGCAGTCAAGGATTCAGTTAATCCAACTAACAAGATTGAGTTAAAGGCCGAGTCTGATGGTGCTGTTTCATATAGTTATGTACAGTTGGTCGGAGGTCGTGGTGATGCCAGCGGTGAGAATAAACCAATTTGGGAAATTCCAAATGACGCTCCGAAATACGAGAAACCATCTATCGATTTGAAAGATATCCCTCTAATGCCTCCTGCACCTATTGTGGATATTCCAGAGTGGAAAGGCGGAACAACTCCGTGGGACGCACCACAATATGACAAGCCAGAATGGAATGGTGGTACAGTACCGTTTGACGCTCCTGTTTTGGATAAACCAGAGATCAATATTGAAGATATCCCAATGATGCCACCAGCTCCAGTATTGGAAAAACCAGAACTTATCATCGACTTACCAAAACCAAACACACCTACAGTTACGATAGATAAACCTAGCATTCCCGTTGAAATCAATTCTAAGCCGTCTAAAACGACCGTAGAGCCTCAGAAAGAGCAAGTGAATGTTATTTATCAACCGACTAAAACAAACGCTCACACGCTCCCTAATACAGGTTCGGAGAGTGGACTGGTTCTTTCATTCGCTGGTATGTTTATCCTCGGTGGTATGGCACGGATTGCATTAAAGCATGAGGGTGAATAATGTCGCTGATAGATCAATTCTTTGAGGAATATGACAACCTCATGAGCGAATACGGTGGTGTTAGTAATTTTTTTACCATCCTTGGCGATAAACGTGTGAGTGGATATATCAACCGCTCACGTAGAGATGGCACGATGCCACCGCCTACGCAATTAAAACGATTTGAGGATTATATGGATAATCATTTCCTACTCAAATGTATGCAATATTACGGTGACAATTATCCAGACAAAATGACAATCAAAATGGACTTGGCACTGGACGAATTCACGTTTAAATATCGCAAGCAGGGGCGAAGAAAAGAACGTAAGCTATCCTCGCAACTGCATTTAGAACGTGCGTGGGCGCTGGGCGCTTGATTAAGGCTGGCAGATTGTAACAGGTCTGTCAGTCATAACCTCACAAACAATAAAATAAGACACTGATGCCGAAGCGAGTGGGGCGCTTCAAAACGAATCGTGATAAAACTACTGGTTTTATGCCTTAACACACGATTCAAAAATGTATATCAACCTATAAATAATAAAGGAGAGTCCTTTCTTTAAGAATTTACATACAAGTAAGTCTGATATACGCTTACGACTAACATCCTATATTGGCATGAGGCTTGGAAACCTCAGAGGGTTCGATTCCCTCTATAGGATTAGGACGGGAATAGGACTCCTTATGATACATTCTTTATTTCACTGCTATCGACCCGTCCCGATAGCTGGCCAGTTGTAGACTCCTTGGGTGGTGCAACCCCATCTACTGGCCATTGCTCACTATAAATTTAGAAAGGCCCTCTTATCTAGTTTTTCTAAGAAGGGGAGCAGAGCAACTCCCCTATTTTAGTAAAGTAGATAGAGATTATTATGGAAATTGATTTAATTAAACGGTCAATCAGACTGGATCGACAGCGACTACAAGATACAAGCAGTGACTTGCTCATACAAAAAAAACATCGGCAAAACAGCAGTGATTGGACGATCACGGGCAATTAAAGAAAGGATTAATAAAAAGTTTATGGAATTAGAACACGAATTAGTAACGTTAACTAAGAAATGGTTTGTGGATCGTGACCTTGAGAATGGTGGGCGATTGGACAAGCAGGCTCTTAAATTAAGCGAGGAGTTTGGCGAGCTATGCGCAGGGTATCTCAAACAAAATGAGAAGCTGACCAAGGACAGTATTGGTGATTGTGCAGTCGTGATTGTAGGGCTGGCATTGTTAATCAAAGAGGATGTACACAGTATCTTCAAGATCGCAGATGGTGTTAGACCAAGAGAAGCAATGGAATGTTTTAAATTGTTGAACGCTAATATTTCAGAGTTCCAGTTGTCGCAGGATTTAGCGAGCAAAGAAATGTGCAAACACAATCTAGTACGTGCGGTAGCTTATCTTAAATCTATTAGTAAGGCACTTAACTACGACTTTGCGGATTGCTTTGAGGTGGCATATAACGAAATCAAAGACCGCAAAGGTAAATGGATTGATGGAAGTTTTGTGAAAGAAGAGGATTTGCCGAATGAATAAACAAGAATTAATTGAAAAACTAAAGATAATCGATGGAGGTTATGGTAGCAGATATTATATAGCGATTAGTGATGTTTTTGAACTGCTTGAACAACTAGACGAACCGCAACCGATTAAATTAAAAGACATCATCGCACGAATTAAGAGCCTAGATGTTGGGATTCAAGAAGTTTGGCTCAATAAAATTTTAAAAGAGTTGGGTAGCGATTATGGATCACTAAAATATAGAGCTGGGTATGAGCAAGGTAAGTTTGACAGTACTATGGAACATGAGAAAGTCACAGTACCGCAGTTTGTGGCAGATTGGATTGAGGATTGTAAAACAAAAGGGAAGAGCTTACTTAAATCTCTTTTATACACACCGGGAAAAGTTAATAGCTGGGTGGATGATCCAGATAATCAAGAAACATTCGCTCTAGCGTGGATTAATGGCTACGAGGTCGAACAAGAAAAGCGGTACACAGTTAAATTAAAAAACACAGATGATTACCTTGTGAAAACAGCCGCTAACAGCTACCGTTTTTATAACAACATTTACACACAAAACAGAAAACACACAAAAGAAGAGATTGAAAAAAGTGGTTTTGGCTGGGTGTTTGATTGTGAAGGTATTGAAGTTGAGAAGGTGGAAGAATGAACAATGAGGTATATGAAGAACTGGAAAAACTTATGAGCTTATTTCCTGATTCATTTATAAATAGACAACTGGAACTAATTCTTATCCCAAAAACTAACACCTATTTTTCTTTAAAAGACTGTTTTACCAAGAAAGATATTATCTCAAAGGTGTTGATGTGGTGCACTAGGGATATAGCTAAAGCCAGGCCATATCAGCAACAAAAAAGGAATATTGCCTTTTATGTAGACAATCGTATGCGTTTGGAAAAATATTTAGGTGCGGACATCAATGTAGACGTAGTTTATCATTGTCTAGGAAATGGGATTAACAAAGAATTGACACACAAGTTTATTAATAGTGGATTCGACATGGAAATCCTATATTTAGAAGTTTAGGAGATAACAGAATGACACGACCAAACAGATACCCATACACTAAGAGTCAGTGGGAAGAAGAAATAACACTGGTATATTTCGGCATTAACACTAGTTTAAAATTGAGAGCAGAAAGAAATAGAATTACAAAGGAGACAAGACATGTCATTAAATAAAGCGAGAAAACGATTGATTAGGAAATATCATAAATTATATAACAGCCATCCGATAGGTTTGAAATTTAGTGCAGATGGTGGCAAGACATTTGTTGCACTGGGGAATGTTGTTGAAGATTACATTCCAGATTCTAGTGTCATTAACTCTGGAAATATTAACGCAAGTAAATTGTCGAATAGTGGGTTTGGCTTTAAAACTTTTGAAATAACTATTAGACAGGATATTTCAAAAGAAGAATTTAATAAATTGAAAGGTGTACTTTGGTAGCGAGATGAACTTACAAAACTTTATCTATTTATTATTCGCAGCAGTCTGGCTCTCTGGCTTGATCTGGGCTAGTGTGATTGCTTTTAAAAACAGGAAGGGGAAGCATGACTAAACTATTTTATACAATCCTCGCATCAGTATCGCTGGTATTTTTGATCGTGTGTATTAACTTAAACGCACGGATTGGAAGTCTTACCAAACGTGTGAGTGATCTGGAATGGACAGTACAAGAACATGAGCTATCTATCCAGCGACTGGCAGAACAGAATAATGCGCAGGATGTTATTTTAAATAAATTAAACAGCGAGTACCAAATGCGAGAACGACAAAGGGCAGAGGAATTGAAAGAGGTGGCTGATAGAAATGGAGTGGGAGGTTAACATGGTAAGGTTTAATATGGAGATACCAATACCACATACTATATGGAAGAAGAAAAGCGATGAAACTCTTGTACGTGTTATTCTTAACGCAAGATATGACTTTGATTACAGTACGATGATTATTTATAAAGTTATCAAGAGTGGTCAGAAGTACGTTACCAGCTATGATAAATTCATGAATGATTTTGAGATGACTGAAATTAAATTCTCGGAAATCAAAACGGAGGTAAGTGGTGAACATAGCAAGTAGACTATCTGCATTAAAGTATATTGATATCAAAATCAAATCCAAACGGCAGGAGATCGAAAACCTCAAGTCAGCTATTTTAAAAGGGCAGGTATATTCAGACGAACCGAAAGGCAGTAAGCAAGGAAATGCAACGGAAGATTTAAACATTAAAATAATAGACGGGGTGGAAAAGATCCGTGCTGAGATTCATCAGCTCATGGAAGAACGCACGCGCTTGATTAATGCCATCGAGGATTTAGATGACCCGTTGGAAAATATCGTGTTGAGATTGATGTACGTTAATGGCTACTCATGGCAAGAAACCAAGAGAGAATTAAATTATTCTCATGCGACAATCCAAAGAGCAAGAGCGAAAGCAATCGAACATTTAGTTATTAAAGATGAACCAACATTTAACAAATGATACACACGACCTGATAATATAGTATACAGAAAGAGATTCGTAAGGCAGCAGAAACGTTCGCAAGCCTAATTGTTTTGTCTCCTTATTTAGTACCAATGATCTGCAATAGCTTTGTGGATCTCTTTTGCTATTTTAAAAGGTGATAATATGAGACCACAGAAGTTAACGATGTCAAGAGGTAAGCGAGTCTTATCTGACTATGGTTCAAGGCAAGACGAATACGCTGAATACAATCGTATGCGATGGAAGTACGATCGAGAAGCCAAAGCATTTTATAATTCAAAAGAATGGAAAGCATTATCTCGATTGGTTCTGCTTGAGAATGATTATGTTTGTGAATATTGTGGAGACGAAGCAACAATGTCAGATCATGTGATTCCATTGAAAGCTGATTGGAATCGAAGATTAGATAGAAGTAATCTAAAAGCAAGTTGCAAAAGATGTAATGATAAGAGAGCAATTCTCTATCGGAACAATCTATTGTGATTGTCATTCGTGTCAACCAACCGAACCCGACTGCGGGTCTTGGGTGAACGAAGATAAAGAGAAATGGGGTTAATGTTCGGAATTTACCCCCGCAATTTTATGAACGGGGCTATATGGTTCGTTATTCAAAGGACGCGGCCTCTTTTGTACGAAAAATTCCGTTTTTAAAAAGTCGTTTCAGTAAAGGAGGTGTCAATTTGGGACGAAAAATGAAGCTAGTGGCGACTACTAAAAGCCATTTAACCAAAGAAGAAAAAATCGCACGCAAAAAGATCGAAGATAAGGCTTCTGATGGTTTGGAAGCATTGCAGATCACACCACCAAAACACTTCGATGCGATTGCAAAAGCTGAATACAAGCGTGTGATTAATGACTTACGAAAGCTACCCCTCAGAAATCTGGATCGAGCGATTTTAGAGACCTATTGTACATGGTACGCAGTCTACAAGGAAATATCCCGTGGATTGCAGAAAGAGGGATATGTGTACGAGACAAGCAGTGGTAAAGTCTTACCGAATAAGATGCTATACAGTCTGGAACGTGCGACTACTAACTTAACACGGGCAGCATCACAACTTGGTTTGACCGTGGACAGTCGGATGAAGTTGTATGTTCCACAAGTGGAAGAAAAGAAAACCAGTATATTTGATAAATTCGGAGGATAACACCTCCTTTTTATTTTAGGCCGTTGGTGTAGAGGTAACATGACAAGCTCCAACCTTGTAGTCGTGGGTTCGATTCCTACACGGTCTGTATTTTGTCAGAAAGGAGGATTGAAACAATCGTAGATAAGAAATATCAAGATGTAGCTTATAAGTACGCTAAAGAAGTGCTTGACGGAAAGCGTAGAGTGAGTGCGAAAGTCTATAAGGCTTGCAAGCGACACATGAGAGATTTAGAGAACATCCCTAATAGCGACTACGACTACTTTCCAGACATGGCGCAGAACCCGATTGATTTCATTGAAATCCTCCCAGATGTCAAAACTGGTAAGCCTTATCCACTAGCAGAATTTCAGAAGTTTATCATTGCTAGTTTATACGGTTGGCGCAGAAAAACAGATAAGACTATCAGACGATTCAGAAAGGCTTTGATATCACTGGCCCGTAAGAATGGTAAGACGATTCTTGTGGCTGGTATTGCTTTATACGAGTTTTTATTTGGTCGTAATCCAGCGATGTCACGACAGTTATTTTGTACAGCTAACACACGAGCACAGGCACGTATCGCGTATGACATGGTTCGTAAACAGTTAGATGCGCTAAGAAGTCAAAATGACGATATCAGAAAGGCTACTAAAATAGTGCGTGACGAACTCAGAAACTTGAATGATGAAAGTTATGTACGTGCATTAAGCCGTGAAACAGGGGCAGTAGATGGATTTGAGCCGTATGTAGGCATTTTAGATGAGTTTGCAGCATCGAAAACAAATGAAATGATTGAATTGCTTGAATCTGGTCAAGGGCAGTTGGATAATCCATTAATTCTAATTATCTCAACCGCTGGATTTGATTTGAACGTACCAATGCACGCAGTTGAGTATCCATACATCGAACGGATTTTAAATGAAGAAATAACCGATGATGGTTACTTTGTATTTGTCGCAGAGCAAGATAATGAAGATGAAATCAAAGATGAAGCCAACTGGATAAAATCAAACCCTATCTTAGAAGTTGAAGCGCTCTATGATAAGATGATGAGCTACCTAAGAAAGCGTAGGAAAGTATCACTTGAGACTGGTACAGTGAATGAAGTGCTGGTTAAAAACTTCAATATGTGGCGACAATCATCTGAAAGCTCATATATGGATAAATCGAGTTGGCAACAGGCTAAACTCGATGAAAAACCAAACACACGTAAGCGTAGGGTTTGGATTGGTGTCGATGTTGGTAAGGTTAACGACTTATTCGCTATATCCACGATGGTCCAGATGGACGACTATTGGTTTTGCGATAGTTTCTCCTTTGTAGCTACTAAATATGGACTAGTTGCTAAAGAGAAACGCGATGGTGTCTCTTATACGAATTTAGAACGTATGGGAGAGTGTGAAATAACCACACTTGAGAGTGGCGTGATTGATGATGAGCGTGTCCTTGAGAAGTTGGAAGAGATGATCTATATGAATGAATGGGAATTACAAGCGATATGCTTTGACCCATACCAGTTTAGCTCATTAATCGCAATGATTGAGAAGCGACATCCAGAATGGCCACTAATCGAAGTTAGACAAAACACAATGGTCTTGAATATGCCCACCAGACAACTACGAGATGAGGTTTTGAAAGGCACAATCAAGCACGCTGGAAATCAACTACTTACTATGGCTATTAATAATGCGCGTGTCAAGGTTGATAATAACGGTATGCGTATTGATAAGGACAAGAATAGCAATAAAATTGACCCACTAGATGCCCTATTAGACGCTTATGCAGTATGCTACCTTGAACCATTTGACGGGTCTGGTTACTGGACGAATGAAAAGATTTTGGGAGGAGGTAGCCTGTTTTGATCTTACTGAAATATATACACACAATCCTATTGCTGATTGGCATAGGATTTTTAATTTACGGTCTTTTCTTGATTAATCCAGTGGTTGGATTTATCTCGACTGGATTGATCCTAATTATTTTAGCCATTTACATTGATCGGGGAGGTGCGCAATGAAGAAACGAATCAAGAAGAAATACGAGTTGCTGGAGCGTATTGAGTATTTAGAGAATGACTTTTTTAAATTCACTCAAGACACAGTAGATGTCATTGAATTTTTAGGTAACGAAATCAAACGACTCGAACGCAAACATAAGAAACATTGATTTCAATGGATAGAAAGGAGGTGAGATTATATGAGTTTCTTTCAACCATTGGGATCAACCAAGCCCTCTTATGATGATTACATTTCGTCCGTGTTATCTGGCAACTACTCCCCAGAGTACACGGGAATTTCTGCATTAAAGAACAGTGATATCTTAACCGCAGTAACCATCATCGCTGGGGATATCGCACGATTTCCGCTATTAAAGAAAGACTTTACGGGGAATATCGAGCAAGATGCAGATTTGAACTATCTCTTAAATGTTAAATCAACTGGTAACGTGTCAGCACGTACATGGAAGTTTGCCATGACCGTTAACGCGATTTTAACAGGGAATTCATTCTCTCGAATCTTACGAGACCCGAAGACTGGTAAGGCACTTCAATTTCAGTTCTACAGGCCCTCAGAAACGACTGTAGAAGAGACGAACGACCACAGACTGATTTATACCTTCCGTGACCGTCTAACAGGCGTATCGGTCAAATGTGACGCTTCTGATGTTATCCATTGGAAGTTTTTCAGTCACGATACCATTTTAGGACGATCTCCACTACTTTCCCTTGGCAGTGAGATCAGCTTGCAAGATGGCGGATTGAATACCTTAATTAAATTCTTCCGTGATGGCTTCTCTAGTGGAATTATTAAATTAAAAGGCGCTCAGTTGAATGGTGAAGCCCGCAAAAAAGCCCGTATGGACTTTGAGAAGATGCGTGAGGGTTCGACTGGTGGCAGTCCTTTGGTATTTGACGATACACAAGAGTACACACCACTCGAAATTGATACGAATGTATTGCAATTAATTACATCCAATAACTTTACAACCGCTCAAATTGCGAAAGCATTACGAGTACCAAGCTATAAGCTGGGTGTGAATAGTCCTAACCAGTCCGTGGATCAGTTAGCAAAAGACTACGTTACCAACGACTTGCCATTTTATTTTGACGCTATTTCAAGCGAACTCGCCCTTAAAGTATTGGGTGATGAAGAGCGCAAGCTATTTAAGATTGAGTTTGACACTCGAAGCGTAACAGGTCGGAACGTAGATGAAATCACGAAGTTGATTATTAACCAAGTTATCACACCCAATGAGGGGCGCGTGGAGCTTGGTAAAGAGCGTTCGTCTGATCCTAACATGGATCGTTATCAATCCAGCTTGAATTACGTGTTCCTCGATAAGAAAGAGGAATACCAAGCAATGAAAGGGGGTGAGAATGAAAATGGCAAAGAGAATCAAGATGAAAGGGCCTCTGATCTCGAATAACGAGTACGAAGTGTATGAGTTTTTTGGTTTAGAGGCAGTCAGCGCAAAGTCGATTACAGATCAATTTCCAGAAGATATCAACGAGGATATCACGCTAGAAGTCAATTCCAACGGTGGTCTAGTGACAGTAGGAAGCGAAATATATACCGCTCTTAAAGAATACAAAGGCCACGTCACAGTGGAAGTGACAGGAATGGCTGCGAGTGCTGCAAGTGTTGCGATTATGGGTGCGGACACAATCAAAATCAGTCCGACAGCTCAGATTATGATCCATAAAGCGCTACTTACACGAGCATCTGGGAATAGTGATGATTTAGAAAAGGCTGTAAATGCTCTTAAATCTAGCGATCAATCGATTATTAATGCGTATGTCTCAAAGACTGGTTTATCAGAAGATGAAATCTTCGAAATGATGAAGAATGAAACCTTTATGTCGGCAAATGAAGCGATTGAAAAAGGTTTTGCTGATGAAATCATGACTTTTGAGAAAGATTTAGGCGCAGTAGCAAGCCTCGAAAGTGGACTGTTACCGCAAGCTGTCATCGATGACTTTTATTCACGGAAGAAATCGAACGCAAAAGAAGCTCAAGCGATGTTATTTGAGCTGGAAAAAGAGGCCATCTTAAACGGCCTTTAAAGGAAAGGGGAATATACCTAAATGTTTGATGAAAAAATCAAAGAATTGGAAGCTAAAATCGCTGAAACTAAAGCAGAAATCGAAACTGCTACAAGCGATTTGAAAGCTAAGTTGGAAGATAGCGCAAACGCTGACCTTAACGAAGCGAAAGAAATGCGTGCGTCTATCGATGCTAAGAAAGAAACTTTGAACACATTAACGGAGGATTTGAATTTGTTTAAAGAAATGAAAAACGAACCACAAACTGCTGAAACTCATGCAGTCCAAACAGAAGAAAAAACAATGCGTGAAGCAGTAAATGAATGGCTTCATTCAAAAGGTGCTGTAGCATCTAAAGAATTGAAATTTGAAGGCAAAGAATTGATCGTTCCTATGAACGCAGCGGTTGACCCTGCTACAGATGGATTGAAGAAAGCTAACTCTAAACCAGTTACTAGCGAAGAAATCGTTACTACACCACTTCGTGAAGTAAAAACTGTTCTTGACCTTAAACAATTCGCTACAATCCATAAAGCAACTAAGGGAACTGGTAAATACCCAATTTTGAAACACGCTACTTCTAAGATGGCAAGCACAGCAGAATTGGAAAAGAACCCTGCTCTTGCTAAACCAGAATTTGAAAACGTAACATGGGAAGTTACTACTTACCGTGGAGCTATTCCAGTATCTCAAGAATCTATTGATGATGCAGATGTTGACCTTCTTGGTTTGGTATCAGAAGCAGCAGAACAAATTAAAGTAAATACTACTAATGATGCTATCGCTACTGTATTGAAATCATTTACTGCTGAAAATGCTACAAACCTTGATGAAATTAAAAAGATTCTAAACACTAAACTTGATCCAGCTTACAATGTATCA of Streptococcus sp. S5 contains these proteins:
- a CDS encoding terminase large subunit; translated protein: MVDKKYQDVAYKYAKEVLDGKRRVSAKVYKACKRHMRDLENIPNSDYDYFPDMAQNPIDFIEILPDVKTGKPYPLAEFQKFIIASLYGWRRKTDKTIRRFRKALISLARKNGKTILVAGIALYEFLFGRNPAMSRQLFCTANTRAQARIAYDMVRKQLDALRSQNDDIRKATKIVRDELRNLNDESYVRALSRETGAVDGFEPYVGILDEFAASKTNEMIELLESGQGQLDNPLILIISTAGFDLNVPMHAVEYPYIERILNEEITDDGYFVFVAEQDNEDEIKDEANWIKSNPILEVEALYDKMMSYLRKRRKVSLETGTVNEVLVKNFNMWRQSSESSYMDKSSWQQAKLDEKPNTRKRRVWIGVDVGKVNDLFAISTMVQMDDYWFCDSFSFVATKYGLVAKEKRDGVSYTNLERMGECEITTLESGVIDDERVLEKLEEMIYMNEWELQAICFDPYQFSSLIAMIEKRHPEWPLIEVRQNTMVLNMPTRQLRDEVLKGTIKHAGNQLLTMAINNARVKVDNNGMRIDKDKNSNKIDPLDALLDAYAVCYLEPFDGSGYWTNEKILGGGSLF
- a CDS encoding phage portal protein, yielding MSFFQPLGSTKPSYDDYISSVLSGNYSPEYTGISALKNSDILTAVTIIAGDIARFPLLKKDFTGNIEQDADLNYLLNVKSTGNVSARTWKFAMTVNAILTGNSFSRILRDPKTGKALQFQFYRPSETTVEETNDHRLIYTFRDRLTGVSVKCDASDVIHWKFFSHDTILGRSPLLSLGSEISLQDGGLNTLIKFFRDGFSSGIIKLKGAQLNGEARKKARMDFEKMREGSTGGSPLVFDDTQEYTPLEIDTNVLQLITSNNFTTAQIAKALRVPSYKLGVNSPNQSVDQLAKDYVTNDLPFYFDAISSELALKVLGDEERKLFKIEFDTRSVTGRNVDEITKLIINQVITPNEGRVELGKERSSDPNMDRYQSSLNYVFLDKKEEYQAMKGGENENGKENQDERASDLE
- a CDS encoding phage major capsid protein, which gives rise to MFDEKIKELEAKIAETKAEIETATSDLKAKLEDSANADLNEAKEMRASIDAKKETLNTLTEDLNLFKEMKNEPQTAETHAVQTEEKTMREAVNEWLHSKGAVASKELKFEGKELIVPMNAAVDPATDGLKKANSKPVTSEEIVTTPLREVKTVLDLKQFATIHKATKGTGKYPILKHATSKMASTAELEKNPALAKPEFENVTWEVTTYRGAIPVSQESIDDADVDLLGLVSEAAEQIKVNTTNDAIATVLKSFTAENATNLDEIKKILNTKLDPAYNVSFVVSQSFYQKLDTMKDKNDRYLLQDSITSASGKVFLGRPVFVVSDTTLGAEGEAHAFIGDIQRAVLFADRQELGLRWTDNEIYGQYLQAVVRFDVKKADAKAGYFVTMP
- a CDS encoding head maturation protease, ClpP-related, with the translated sequence MAKRIKMKGPLISNNEYEVYEFFGLEAVSAKSITDQFPEDINEDITLEVNSNGGLVTVGSEIYTALKEYKGHVTVEVTGMAASAASVAIMGADTIKISPTAQIMIHKALLTRASGNSDDLEKAVNALKSSDQSIINAYVSKTGLSEDEIFEMMKNETFMSANEAIEKGFADEIMTFEKDLGAVASLESGLLPQAVIDDFYSRKKSNAKEAQAMLFELEKEAILNGL